One region of Eulemur rufifrons isolate Redbay chromosome 1, OSU_ERuf_1, whole genome shotgun sequence genomic DNA includes:
- the SCG2 gene encoding secretogranin-2, producing MAEAKTHQLGAALSLIPLIFIISGAEAASFQRNQLLHKEPDLRLASVQKFPNPEMIRALEYIERLRQQANKEESSPDYNPYQGVSVPLQQKENGDESHLPESSRDSLSEDDWMRIILEALRQAENEPQSAPKENKPYALNSEKNFPMDTSDDYETQEWPERKLKHMRFLPMYEENSRDNPFKRTNEIVEEQYTPQSLATLESVFQELGKLTGPNNQKREKVDEEQKLYTDDEDDVYKANNMAYEDVVGGEDWNPVEEKIESQTQEEVRDSKEKIEKNEQLTDEMKRSGQLGLQDEDLQKESKDPLSDDVSKVIAYLKRLVKAAGSGRLQNGQNGERATRLFEKPLDSQSIYQLIEISRNLQIPPEDLIEMLKSGEKPSASVEPEQELELPVDLDDVSEADLDRPDLFQNKVLSKSGYRTTPGRAGTEALPDGLSVEDILNLLGMEGAANQKPPYFPNPYNPEKTLPKLPYGPGKSGANELPKAAWLPDVENKQMAYENLSDKDQELGEYLARMLVKYPEIINSNQVKRVPSQSSSEDDLQEEDPMEKTIKETSNQVSSQETDKLAPVSKRFPVGPPKNDDIPNRQYLDEDLLMKVLEYLNQEKAEKGKEHIAKRAMENM from the coding sequence ATGGCAGAAGCTAAGACCCACCAGCTTGGAGCAGCCCTATCTCttattcctttaattttcatCATCTCTGGGGCTGAAGCAGCTTCATTTCAGCGAAACCAGCTGCTGCACAAAGAACCAGACCTCAGATTGGCAAGTGTCCAAAAGTTTCCCAATCCTGAAATGATCAGGGCTTTGGAGTACATAGAAAGGCTCCGACAACAAGCTAACAAGGAGGAAAGCAGCCCAGACTATAATCCCTACCAAGGTGTCTCTGTTCCCcttcagcaaaaagaaaatggtgaTGAAAGTCACTTGCCAGAAAGTTCAAGGGATTCACTGAGTGAAGATGACTGGATGAGGATAATACTTGAAGCTTTGAGACAGGCTGAAAATGAGCCCCAGTCTGCACCAAAAGAAAACAAGCCCTATGCCCTGAATTCAGAAAAGAACTTTCCAATGGACACGAGTGATGATTATGAGACACAAGAGTGGCCAGAGAGAAAGCTCAAGCACATGCGATTCCTTCCTATGTATGAAGAGAATTCCAGGGACAACCCCTTTAAACGCACAAATGAAATAGTGGAGGAACAATATACCCCTCAAAGTCTGGCTACACTGGAATCTGTCTTCCAAGAGCTGGGGAAGCTGACAGGACCAAACAACCAGAAGCGTGAGAAGGTTGATGAGGAGCAGAAACTTTACacagatgatgaagatgatgtcTACAAGGCCAATAACATGGCTTATGAAGACGTGGTTGGGGGAGAAGATTGGAACCCagtagaagagaaaatagagagtCAAACCCAGGAAGAGGTGAGAGACAGCaaagagaagatagaaaaaaatgaacaactcaCTGATGAAATGAAACGTTCAGGGCAGCTTGGCCTCCAGGACGAAGATCTCCAGAAAGAGAGTAAAGACCCACTTTCAGATGATGTCTCCAAAGTAATTGCCTATTTGAAAAGGTTAGTGAAAGCTGCAGGAAGTGGGAGGTTGCAGAATGGGCAAAATGGGGAAAGGGCAACCAGGCTTTTTGAGAAACCACTTGATTCTCAGTCTATTTATCAGCTGATTGAAATCTCAAGGAATTTACAGATACCCCCTGAAGACTTAATTGAAATGCTCAAAAGTGGGGAGAAGCCAAGTGCATCAGTGGAACCGGAGCAGGAGCTTGAACTTCCCGTTGACCTAGATGACGTCTCCGAGGCTGACTTAGACCGTCCAGACCTGTTCCAAAATAAAGTGCTCTCCAAGAGTGGCTACCGCACAACACCTGGTCGTGCTGGCACAGAGGCCCTACCAGATGGGCTCAGTGTTGAggacattttaaatcttttaggGATGGAGGGTGCAGCAAATCAGAAACCTCCCTACTTTCCCAATCCATACAACCCAGAGAAGACTCTGCCAAAGCTCCCCTATGGTCCTGGAAAATCTGGAGCAAACGAGCTTCCCAAAGCTGCCTGGTTGCCAGatgtggaaaacaaacaaatggcatATGAAAACCTGAGTGACAAGGATCAAGAATTAGGAGAGTACTTGGCCAGGATGCTAGTTAAATACCCTGAGATCATTAATTCAAACCAGGTGAAGCGAGTTCCCAGTCAAAGCTCGTCTGAAGATGACCTACAAGAAGAGGACCCAATGGAGAAAACCATCAAAGAGACTTCGAATCAAGTCAGCTCTCAGGAGACTGACAAGCTGGCCCCAGTCAGCAAAAGGTTTCCTGTGGGGCCCCCGAAGAATGACGATATCCCAAATAGACAGTACTTGGATGAAGATCTGTTAATGAAAGTGCTGGAATATCTCAAccaagaaaaggcagaaaagggaaaagagcaCATTGCTAAGAGAGCAATGGAAAATATGTAA